The Lipingzhangella halophila genome segment GGGGTGGGTTCCACGGTGGTATCAGTTGATCAAGCAGAAGCTCCTCGCGGGCCTGTGTGCCCGAAGAGGTTCGAGAGCGACGGATATGCCTGCGGAAACGGTTGGAAGAGAGGCGGGGCGCGTGAGCACGGTTCTTGTACCGATCACGGTCGAGCGGGACGAAGACGGGGCGTGGAACGCCCGCGCGGTCCTTGGCGACAAGGATTTCGTGTACGGGTACGGCGACACCCCTGAAGACGCCAAGGCCGACGTGCGTGAGGGCATTCAGGAGGTCTTCGATCACGAGGGAGTTCCCGGCGGCCTGGTGCCCGTCAACGCGCCAGACGCGGTCTGCTGACCTTCCCGGTGTCGGACACCGGATGACGGCCCACCAGCCCCGGTCGGCGGGCCCGGTGCGGGCGTCCCAATAGGGTTGTCGCCATGAGCTCTGCGAACGAAGGTGAACGGGAACTGCACGTCGCCCTGCTCGGGTACGGCATGGGCGGCGAGGTTTTCCACGCTCCGCTGATCGACGCCACGCCGGGGATGCGGCTTTCGGCCGTTGTGACGGGCAATGCCGAGCGGGCGGCGGCCGCACGCAAGCGGTACCCGCACGTCGAGGTGCTCGGCTCCGCCGACGAGGTGTGGCGACGACCCGGTGACTTCGAGGTCGCCGTGATCGCCACCCCCAACGACCTGCACGCCCCGTTCGCCAGCGCGGCGATGAAGGCCGGGATGGCCGTCGTCGTGGACAAGCCGTTCGCACTGTCGCCCGCGCAGGCGCGGGAGCTGGCCGGGGAGGCCGAGCAGCGCGACCAGGTACTGACCGCCTTCCACAACCGCCGCTGGGACTCCGACTTTCTCACCCTCTGGAAGCTGGTCGACGAGGGTGCGCTGGGCCGGGTACACCGCTTCGAGTCCCGGTTCGAGCGGTGGCGCCCCGCCGTCAAGGACATCTGGCGCGAGTGGGGGAGCGAGGCCGCGGGCGCGGGCATCCTCTACGACCTCGGTCCGCACCTCATCGACCAGGCGATCACCGTTCTCGGGCCGGTCGCGTCGGTCTATCCCGAGATCGACACCCGGCGCGAGGGCTCCGCCACCGACGACGTGTTCCTCGCCCTCACCCACGAGTCCGGGGCGCGCTCCCACCTGTGGATGAGCGCGCTGGCCGGGCATCCCGGGCCGCGTTTCCGGGTGCTCGGCGACCGCGGCGCGTACACCGTCGACGGTCTGGACGGCCAGCAGGCGCGCCTGGCGGACGGTGAGCGTCCCGACGCCGGAGACTGGGGAGTGGAACCGGAAACAGCGTGGGGCCACGTACGCGCCGGTGACGACGCGCGCGCCGTCCCCAGCGCGCGCGGCGACTACCCGGCGTTCTACTCCGGAGTGCGCGACGCCGTGGCCGAGGGCGAGCCGGCCCCCGTCGACCTCCACGAGGTGGTGCACGGGCTGGAGGTCATCGAGGCAGCCCGCCGGGGGGCGGCGACGGGCCAGGTCGCCAGCGTCGAGCGGGACTGACCCCGGCTCCGGAGCGGGCCGGTGGCCGCCGGCCCGCTCGCAGCGCACTGTGCCGCCCCCGTGTTGCTGCCGTACCGTGGCGGGTCGCTAACGTCGGATGAGTGGATCATTCGCTGACCCGGGAGCACGGCGGGACCGGCCACAGCCTTGGCAGCCGGGGCTACTGGCGGGTCATGGTCGCGATGACCGCCGCCGGCATCGGAACCTTCGCCCAGCTCTACGCGGTCCAGGCGGTGCTCCCCGGCCTCGCGGACACCTTCGACTCATCCGCCGCGTTCGCGGCGCTGAGTGTCTCGTTCGCCACCGGTGGCCTGGCGGCGTTCACCCTCGTGTGGAGCGGCGTGGCCGACCGCTTCGGCCGGGTGACGGTGATGGCCACCGCGTTGACCATCTCGACGGCCCTCGGCCTGGCCGCCCCGTTCTCCCCCGACATGTGGGTGCTGCTCGTGGTGCGCGCGGCCCAGGGAGCCACGCTCGGTGGCGTGCCCGCGGTCGCCATGGCCTACCTGGCCGAGGAGATCGACTCCGGCCACCTCGCGCGCGTGGCCGGGGTCTACATCGCCGGGAACGCCGTCGGCGGGATGAGCGGACGGCTGGTCGCCGGCCTCGTGGCCGACATCGGGGGATGGCGCTGGGGTGTCGGCGCCGACTCCCTCCTGGCGCTCGTGGCACTGCTCGTCTTCCTCGCCGCGGTCCCGCGCCCCCAGGGGTTCGTGCCCAAGCGGCGCCGCGAAGGCGGCCCCGGTCTGGCCCGGCGTGTCGTGCGCAGCTTCGCCGATCCCGGGCTCGTCGCGCTCTACTGCCAGGCACTGTTCCTGATGGGCGCGTTCGTGACGGTGTACAACTACCTGGGGTTCCGGATGACGGGGGAACCGTTCGGCCTCTCCCAGACCGTCGTGGCGTTCCTGTTCGCCGCCTATCTCGCCGGCATCGTGGCCTCGACCACCGTCGGCCGGGTGATCGAACGCGCGGGCCGCCATCCGGTCCTGCTGGCGAGCGTCGCCGGGATGGTCCTCAGTGTCGCGGCACTGCTGGTCCCCTCGCTCGTCGTGGTGGCACTGGCGTTGCTGGCGTTCACGTTCTCCTTCTTCGCGGCACACACCACGGCATCGGCGTGGATCGGACATCGGGCCGCCGACACCCGTGCGCAGGCGGCCGCGCTGTACACCCTCGCGTACTACGGCGGGTCGAGTGTCTTGGGGTGGCTCGGTGGCGTGGTCTACGATCATTTCGGCTGGACCGCGCTGTCGGGCTACGTCGTGCTCCTGTGCGCGGTGGCGGCGCTGGCCGGGCTGGGACTGCGGGTCCGCCGCCCGCCGGAGCACAAGCTCAACAAGCGCGGTACGGCCGCTTCCACGTGAACGAGGGCGCGACGCCCTATCTTGGGCAGTAGGCGCGTGGCGCGCCGCACCCCTGCGAGACGCGGATAGGAGTCGTGCCGTGGCCCAGGTCCTCGTTGTCGCTGACGACCTCACCGGTGCCAATGCCACCGGCGCGCGGTTCGCCCGCACCGGGATGCGGGTGGCGACCGTGACCCCGGAGCACGTCGCGGTGGTGGCCGACGACTACGACGTCGTCGTTGCCAACCTGGACAGCCGGAACGTGCCGCCGCAGCAGGCGGCGGACCTCGTCACCGACGTCGTCGAGGCTGTGTGGCCGGTGAGCCTGGTCGTCAAGCGGGTGGACAGCACCCTGCGCGGCAACGTTGGCGCGGAACTGGACGCGACCCTTCGGGCGGTGCGCGAGCGGGTACCGGCCGGCACCCGGACCCGTGCGCTGCTGGTCCCGGCGTTCCCCTCGTCGGGCCGGGTGACCGTCGACGGGGTGCAGCTGCTCGACGGGGTGCCGCTGGACCGGACCGACCTGGCCTTCGACCCTATTTGGCCCATGGCCACCGGCCTGGTCGCCGACATCGTGGCCGGGCAGAGCGCTACCGAGCTGCGGCACGTGCCGATCCGGCAGGTTACCCAGACCATGCTCTCCGCCGAGCTGATGACCGGTGACGAACCGGTGGTGCTCTGCGACGCACTGGACGAGCGCCACCTGGAGGACATCGCGGGAGCGGCGGCCGAGGCGCACCGCAAGGACGGAACGGTCTGGGTATCGGTGGACCCGGGGCCGGCCGGCGCGCTGCTCGCTTCGGCGCTGAACCTGCGTGGCGAGGCAGGCGCCCGTGGCCCGCTCCTCGCGGTCGCGGGCAGCCACACCGGCCTGACCCGGCGCCAGCTCGACGCCGTCGCCCGGACCGGGCCGGCCCGCTACGTCGACATCGACACGCTCCGGTTCACCGACGCCGCCGACGACCACGCCAACGCGGTCGCGCGTGAGCTGACCGGCCACCTGGCCACGGCGTCGTTCCCGGAGGTCGTCATCCTGCGCACCGTGACTCCGGCCGCCGACCTGGAGAAGCTGTCCCCGAACGCCCGGCGGCACCTGCCGGAACACATCGCGGAGCTGGTGGCCGACGTCCTCGGCGAAGTCGAAACGACAGAGGGGGCCCACGCCCTGCCGAGCGGCCTGTACCTGACCGGGGGCGACGTCGCTTCCGCCATGCTGGACGAGCTGGGGGTGCACGCGTTCGACGTCGGGGGAGAGGTCATTCCGATGGCGATCTACGGGTCGCTGAGCGGCGGCTCCCTCGACGGGACCCCCGTCGCGAGCAAGGGAGGGCTCATCGGCGACGAGACGACCGCGCTGGAGTGCCTGGGCAAGCTGCGCCGCGCCGCTCAGGCGCGGCTGCATCAGGTGCACTCCGAGGTCTCCGAGCACGTGGTACCGGCGGCCGGGCCGAACGCCGGTTGGTCCAGGTAGGAGGTCGAGCCGAGTGCCCTCGGCTGGGGTCGCGAGCATCCGGTGCTAGCGGTGGTGGTTGGGCGCGCAACGAGGGCGGCGAGGACAGCGGGTGGGCCCGCCTGCGGTGGTCGCTACGGGTGCCCGATGGTGGCGCGGCCAACGGGGGCGGCGAAGGCCGGTGGTGGAGCCCAGTGGGGGTGTCCGTGGCGTCGTTTGCGGTGCTGGGGCGTATCGAGGGTGACTATGGGGACATTCTTGGCGCCGAATATGTCCGCATGGTCAATTTCGGTGCCGCGCAAGCCCTCACGCACCCGTTATGTCCGGATCGTGGGGAGTCTATGCCCGCACTGGCCCGTCGCGTGCGCCACCATCGGGCACCCGCACCGATGACCGCTGGCCCGGGCCATGTACCGTTTTCGCCGCCCTCGTCGGACGCCGAACCACGTGCTCACCGCGGCGATGGGCACCAAACCGGGCGCCCTCTCACCCCCACCACCCCACAACACCGAAACCCAGAGCGCGATGAAGGAACCGGACGCTCAAGATCGCTGATGAACGTGTCCCCACTGCCAGGTTCGATGTGCGTTGGGACGGGGGAGCTGGCGCCCTGTGGACGGCCGCGACGTCCGGAGGGCCATCGCGCCTACGGTCGGGGTTCCCATTGGCCGACGGAAGGCGTGCCATGCTCTTCGCCGTTCACATCCGGACCCGGCTCCCCGACCACAGTGCCGACCTCGACGGGCTGAGCGCGCACGGCGCGGTCCACCTGGTTCTGGCGGAGCTCGACACCGTGTTGCGCGTCCACGGTCCCGACGGCGTGGTCGTCACGCCGCGCGAGATCCGCTGCCAGGCCGACCAGCGCGGGTTGTCCATCAAAGCAGCGGTCGAGGCCCCGTCGGCGCACTCCGCCGAGACCGCGCTCCGTCTCACCGTGCGGCGCGTGCTCGCGGAGCGCGCCGAGTTCGCGGGGTGGTCCGTGGCCACCTGCCGCGCCCAGTCCAGCTTTGTTGGTGTCCCCGCTGGCCGGGAGCGGTGAGGGGGTGTGGGGCGTGCCGGGCGCGAACGGTCCCCTTTGGTTACCGCCCGGCACACCCCAGACTGTGTTGCCGCGAGGCGGCCCGCGCCTCATGGTCCGGCCGCGCCGCCGCTCACTCCTCGGGGGACACCTCGGGAAGCGCGAACGGGGGCGGGCCCGTGCCCGAGACGGTGTGCCCGCCCCACAGGTTCGGCGCGCCGAGCGTGCCGGTGCCCGCGTGGCCACCCGGGGCGCGCAGCTCCACCGATGTCTCGCCGCTCTCGAACACCCGGGTCACGGCATCATCCGGGGCGAGCCGGCACACCCACCGGTACGTCCCGGTCAGCGGGTCGAAGTGCCCGGCCACGTGGGCCTCGACGGTGACCGAGGAGTCCCCGGCCACCAGGGTCAGCGGCCCGCTGTAGCCCTCCTCGTCGTCCTCCGGATCACTCATGCCGCGAGCCTCGCCGGTGCTCGCCTGATCGGCGCTTCCTTGCGGAGGTGGTAGTTGTGCGGGTCGAACCGGCGCGTCTGCAGCGCGAACTCCCAACTGAACCCGGGCCACAGGGCCACGTTGTTGCCCTTGGAGTTCAGGTACCAACTGTCGCAGCCGCCGGTTACCCATACCGTCCCCTGGGTCTTGCGCTGCACCCGCTCCACGTAGGCGTCCTGGGCCTCGGGGCGCGGAACCAGCCGGTCGAGCCGGTTGCGGCAGGCGTACCGCAGGGCGGCCATCGTGTAGTTGATCTGCGACTCGATGAAGAACACGTGCGAGGTGTGGCCGGGGCCCGTGTTCGGCCCGGCCAGGATGAACAGGTTGGGGTAGCCGGCCACGGTGGTGCCGCGCAGCGCCTGCGGGTCGTCGCCCCACCGCTGGCTGAGGGCCACGCTCTCGGCGTCGTGGATGTGGTTGGCGATGGGCAGGTCGCTTACGTGGAACCCGGTGCCGAGGATGATGGTGTCGACCTCGCGTTCGGTGCCGTCGCGGGTGACCACGGACTTCTCCCGGACCTCGGAGATCCCGTCGGTGACCACCGAGACGTTGGGCCGGGTGAGCGAGGGGTAGTAGTCGTTGGACAGCAGGATGCGTTTGCAGCCGGCGCGGTAGTCCGGCGTCAGCTTGGCTCGCAGGTCCGGGTCCTTCACCTGCCGTTTCATGTGCGTCCGGCAGATCGCCTCGACGCCCTTCATCAGGTTCGGGTTCTTGACGAATCCGAAGATGTAGTTCTCCCGGGCCCAGTAGATGCTCCGGCGGGCGAGCGTCTGGGCGAACGGCAGGTTCCGGTAGATCCACTGCTCGGGCCGGGTGATGTCGCGGTCGTGCCGCGGGATGATCCACGGCGGGGTGCGCTGGAACAGGTGCAGGTGGCCCACCTCGGGCTGGATCTGCGGGACGAACTGGATCGACGACGCCCCCGTGCCGATCACCGCGACATTGCGCCCGGTCAGGTCGTGGTCGTGGTTCCACCGGGACGAATGGAAGATCGTCCCCTGGAAGCCGTCCAGCCCGGCGATGTCGGGCAGCGACGGCTCGCACAGCGCTCCGGCGCCACTCACCAGGAACTGGGCGGTGATGGTGCCGCGCGAGGTGTCGATCCACCAGCGGTTGCCCGCACTGTCCCAGCGGCAGGAGCCCACCTCGCAGCCGAACCGGACGTGGGGCATGATGTCCTCGTCCACGGCGATCCGGCGCAGGTACTCCCAGATCTCCCGCTGCCCGGAGAAGCTGCGGCTCCACCCGGGATTGCGCTTGAACGACAACGAGTACAGGTGCGAGGGGACGTCGCACGCGGCTCCGGGGTAGGTGTTGTCGCGCCACGTCCCGCCCACGTCGTTGGCGCGTTCCAGCAGTACGAGGTCGGACAACCCGTCCCGCTTGAGCCTGGCCGCCATCCCGAGCCCCGCGAAACCGGTGCCGATGATGGCCACGCGGTAGTGCTGTGGCGTCGACTCACGTTCGGTCATGTGTCAGGTTCCTCTTCTGCGTGCGAGGGTCTCGGATGCCGGCCGGGGTGGCGCCTCAGCGCCCGAGCAGGCCGGCCGCGCGCCACAGGAACTTGCCCGGGCCCGAGATCATGCCCGCTTCGTTCATGGTCGCCACCACCTTGCGGGCAGCCCACGTCTTGGTGTCGATGTGGTGCGGGTTGCGGCGCGCCACCTTGCGCGCCTTGCGGGGGTCCAACCCGACCTTCGCATAGACCTTCGGGTTGATCAGCCGGGTCGCCGAGTAGTACACCACGCCCCCGAGGACCAGCCGGCTGTAGGCCTTCACCAGCGGACCGCGCTGCTTCCAGTCGCGCGCCAGCTCCTCGCGCGCGTAGCGCATGTGGCGCGCCTCCTCGACCACGTGGATCTGCGAGACCGCGCGTACCAGGGGTTCCAGCGCCTCGTCGACCATGGCCTCACGCTGGATCTGGTCCAGGATCTCCTCGACGAAGAGCGCCCCGCTGAACGTGAGTGGCCCGTTCGAGATCGCCTTGAACAGCTTGCCAAGCAGATGGGCGGCCGGGTCGAGGTGGTAGTACGGCGCGTCCAGCTTGCCGATCATCTTGGCGAACATCACCGAGTGCCGGCACTCGTCGGCGATCTCGGTGTAGGCGTACTTCACGTGGTTGGAGGTGGGGTCGCGGTCGTAGGCGTGCCGCACCAGCATCTGCATCAGGATCGTCTCGAACCAGATGCCGATCGAGGCGATGCTGGCCACCTCCTGCCGGCTCAGCTCCTTGCGCTGCTCCTCGGTGAGCTGGTCCCACAGCTCGGTGCCGTAGATCGAGATGCGCTCGGGCCGGAGCGCGTACCGGTCCGGGTCGACGGGGGACTCCCAGTCGATCTCCACCAGCGGGTCGTAGGACGCCTTCGCGGACGATTTCAGCAGGCGACCGGCGATTTGCTCGCGGTCGGTGGTACCCGGGGATCGTTGCGCGGTGGTCATGGTGGTCCTCCTCGGAGGGGCGGGACGCGGCAGTGCCTGTGTCAGGTGGTCTCCGGGTGGCCGGGAACGCCGAGGCGCTCCCGGAACCCCCGGGCGATCTCGGCGTCGCTGAAGTGCCCGGCACGCACGAGGCCGCTGAGCTGGTTGGTGACGGCCCAGTCGACGATCCGCGGGGCGTGCCGGGTGAACCGCAGCGCGCTTTGGCCGAGGCGGGTTGAGGCGACATCGCGTTTCGGGCGGGTGGCGGCAGCGGCACGGAGCACGGTCATAACGGTGTCGCGCTCCTTCTCGGCGGGCACCAGGCCGTCCAGCGCGACACCGGCGTCGCGAGATCGGTCGTGGATCGGGGTGTCGACGTAGCCCGGGTAGACGGTGGTGACACCGATACGCATGCCGTACTCGGCGCGCAGGCTGTCGGCGTAGGCGGTGAGGGCGCGTTTGGAGACCACGTAGGCGCCGGCGAACGGCACGGGCAGGCCGGCGAGCAGCGACGCGACCACGAGCACCCGGCCGCGGTCGCGGACCAGGGCGGGCAGTGCCGCCGCCGTCACCCGCCAGGTACCGAGGAGGTTGACCTCCAACGCGTCGTAGACGTTCGCATCGGGCTCGGCGCCCAGGTCGACCGCGGGGCCCACACCGGCGAAGTGGATGAGCCGGTCGAGTCGGCCGCCGAGGCGGTCGATGGCCTCGGGTACGACCTCGCGGACCTGCTCGCCGTCGGTGACGTCGCAGCCCAGGACACCGTCGTCCGGTTTGCGGTCGATTCCGATGGCGTTGGCGCCCAGATGGCGCAGCACGGAGAGGGTGCCACTGCCGAACGCGCCTGAGGCACCGGTGACGATGACCGCGCGTCCGGACAGGTTCTCCAGGGTGCCCAAGGCCATATGTGATCTCCTTCATGCGGATGGAAAAACGTTAACAACAGATATTGTCACAATGCAATGCTGAATTTTTTCCAGTGTCCGGACCAGGTGGGTACGGCGCTTCGCGGAAACCGATCCGGATCGCGGCAGCGACTACCGACCCCGGGATCCGTAGGGTGGGGGCATGGCCGAATACCGGATCGATGAGCTCGCACGGCTCGCCGATACCACCGTGCGCAACGTGCGGGTCTACCAGGACCGCGGGCTGCTCTCCCCGCCGCGCCGCGAGGGGCGGGTCGGGATCTACACCGAGGCCCACCTGGCACGGCTGCGGCTCATCGGCCAGCTACTCAAGCGCGGCTACACCTTCGCCAACATCGGTGAGCTGGTCTCGGTCTGGGAACGCGGCGGAAACCTCACCGACGTTCTCGGGCTGGAGTCGGCGGTGGGCGACCCCTGGACCGACGAGATCGCCGGCCACATCACCATGGCCGAGCTCCGCGAGACCTTCCCGGGCCAGGTGACCCCGGTGGCCCTGGCCCGCGCACTGCAGGCCGGCCTGATCGAGCGCGAGGGCAACCGGTTCCGGGTGCCCAGCCCGCGGCTGCTGCACGCCGGTGCCGAGCTCGTGCGTGCCGGGATCCCGCTGACGACGGTTCTCGACATCTCCGAGCAGCTCCAGGAGCGCATCGACACCGCTGCCCGGGACCTGGTCGGCACGGTCTCCGAGCACATCGTCTCCACCCACGCGCCCGACGGCATGCTCAAGGGCGAGGAGATCGCCGAAGTGGCCGCCCTGACCCGGCGGCTGCGCCCACTCGCCCAGACCGCCGTGGACGCGATGCTGGTCCAGTCCATGTCGCGGTACCTGCACCAGGCCCTGGGTGAGCACTTCGCCGAGGTCCTGGAGCACCTGCGCCACGAGGCCGAGAACACTGAGCAGGGAGATGCCGGCGCCGACGCGCACGACCCCAGCACCGGAACCGACCGGGAGGGCCTGCCCGCCTGACCGGGTGGGCGCGGCCACTCATTGCCTATCTTGAGGATTTTGTTCCTTCATGGCGCGTCGAGTTTCGGCGTTGTGGGGTGGTGGGGTGAGAGAGCGCTCGGTTTGGTGCCCATCGCTGCGGTGGGTGCGTGGTGGCGCGTCCGACGAGGGCGGCGAGAACGGTGGGGGGTCAGCCCGCTGTGGTCGGTTCTGGTGCCCGGTGGTGGCGCGCCCGACGACTGGGGCCTGGCCTGT includes the following:
- a CDS encoding type II toxin-antitoxin system HicB family antitoxin, which codes for MSTVLVPITVERDEDGAWNARAVLGDKDFVYGYGDTPEDAKADVREGIQEVFDHEGVPGGLVPVNAPDAVC
- a CDS encoding Gfo/Idh/MocA family oxidoreductase, producing MSSANEGERELHVALLGYGMGGEVFHAPLIDATPGMRLSAVVTGNAERAAAARKRYPHVEVLGSADEVWRRPGDFEVAVIATPNDLHAPFASAAMKAGMAVVVDKPFALSPAQARELAGEAEQRDQVLTAFHNRRWDSDFLTLWKLVDEGALGRVHRFESRFERWRPAVKDIWREWGSEAAGAGILYDLGPHLIDQAITVLGPVASVYPEIDTRREGSATDDVFLALTHESGARSHLWMSALAGHPGPRFRVLGDRGAYTVDGLDGQQARLADGERPDAGDWGVEPETAWGHVRAGDDARAVPSARGDYPAFYSGVRDAVAEGEPAPVDLHEVVHGLEVIEAARRGAATGQVASVERD
- a CDS encoding MFS transporter, with protein sequence MVAMTAAGIGTFAQLYAVQAVLPGLADTFDSSAAFAALSVSFATGGLAAFTLVWSGVADRFGRVTVMATALTISTALGLAAPFSPDMWVLLVVRAAQGATLGGVPAVAMAYLAEEIDSGHLARVAGVYIAGNAVGGMSGRLVAGLVADIGGWRWGVGADSLLALVALLVFLAAVPRPQGFVPKRRREGGPGLARRVVRSFADPGLVALYCQALFLMGAFVTVYNYLGFRMTGEPFGLSQTVVAFLFAAYLAGIVASTTVGRVIERAGRHPVLLASVAGMVLSVAALLVPSLVVVALALLAFTFSFFAAHTTASAWIGHRAADTRAQAAALYTLAYYGGSSVLGWLGGVVYDHFGWTALSGYVVLLCAVAALAGLGLRVRRPPEHKLNKRGTAAST
- a CDS encoding four-carbon acid sugar kinase family protein, producing MAQVLVVADDLTGANATGARFARTGMRVATVTPEHVAVVADDYDVVVANLDSRNVPPQQAADLVTDVVEAVWPVSLVVKRVDSTLRGNVGAELDATLRAVRERVPAGTRTRALLVPAFPSSGRVTVDGVQLLDGVPLDRTDLAFDPIWPMATGLVADIVAGQSATELRHVPIRQVTQTMLSAELMTGDEPVVLCDALDERHLEDIAGAAAEAHRKDGTVWVSVDPGPAGALLASALNLRGEAGARGPLLAVAGSHTGLTRRQLDAVARTGPARYVDIDTLRFTDAADDHANAVARELTGHLATASFPEVVILRTVTPAADLEKLSPNARRHLPEHIAELVADVLGEVETTEGAHALPSGLYLTGGDVASAMLDELGVHAFDVGGEVIPMAIYGSLSGGSLDGTPVASKGGLIGDETTALECLGKLRRAAQARLHQVHSEVSEHVVPAAGPNAGWSR
- a CDS encoding DUF4873 domain-containing protein produces the protein MSDPEDDEEGYSGPLTLVAGDSSVTVEAHVAGHFDPLTGTYRWVCRLAPDDAVTRVFESGETSVELRAPGGHAGTGTLGAPNLWGGHTVSGTGPPPFALPEVSPEE
- a CDS encoding flavin-containing monooxygenase, yielding MTERESTPQHYRVAIIGTGFAGLGMAARLKRDGLSDLVLLERANDVGGTWRDNTYPGAACDVPSHLYSLSFKRNPGWSRSFSGQREIWEYLRRIAVDEDIMPHVRFGCEVGSCRWDSAGNRWWIDTSRGTITAQFLVSGAGALCEPSLPDIAGLDGFQGTIFHSSRWNHDHDLTGRNVAVIGTGASSIQFVPQIQPEVGHLHLFQRTPPWIIPRHDRDITRPEQWIYRNLPFAQTLARRSIYWARENYIFGFVKNPNLMKGVEAICRTHMKRQVKDPDLRAKLTPDYRAGCKRILLSNDYYPSLTRPNVSVVTDGISEVREKSVVTRDGTEREVDTIILGTGFHVSDLPIANHIHDAESVALSQRWGDDPQALRGTTVAGYPNLFILAGPNTGPGHTSHVFFIESQINYTMAALRYACRNRLDRLVPRPEAQDAYVERVQRKTQGTVWVTGGCDSWYLNSKGNNVALWPGFSWEFALQTRRFDPHNYHLRKEAPIRRAPARLAA
- a CDS encoding AurF N-oxygenase family protein, which produces MTTAQRSPGTTDREQIAGRLLKSSAKASYDPLVEIDWESPVDPDRYALRPERISIYGTELWDQLTEEQRKELSRQEVASIASIGIWFETILMQMLVRHAYDRDPTSNHVKYAYTEIADECRHSVMFAKMIGKLDAPYYHLDPAAHLLGKLFKAISNGPLTFSGALFVEEILDQIQREAMVDEALEPLVRAVSQIHVVEEARHMRYAREELARDWKQRGPLVKAYSRLVLGGVVYYSATRLINPKVYAKVGLDPRKARKVARRNPHHIDTKTWAARKVVATMNEAGMISGPGKFLWRAAGLLGR
- a CDS encoding SDR family NAD(P)-dependent oxidoreductase, translating into MALGTLENLSGRAVIVTGASGAFGSGTLSVLRHLGANAIGIDRKPDDGVLGCDVTDGEQVREVVPEAIDRLGGRLDRLIHFAGVGPAVDLGAEPDANVYDALEVNLLGTWRVTAAALPALVRDRGRVLVVASLLAGLPVPFAGAYVVSKRALTAYADSLRAEYGMRIGVTTVYPGYVDTPIHDRSRDAGVALDGLVPAEKERDTVMTVLRAAAATRPKRDVASTRLGQSALRFTRHAPRIVDWAVTNQLSGLVRAGHFSDAEIARGFRERLGVPGHPETT
- a CDS encoding MerR family transcriptional regulator, which produces MAEYRIDELARLADTTVRNVRVYQDRGLLSPPRREGRVGIYTEAHLARLRLIGQLLKRGYTFANIGELVSVWERGGNLTDVLGLESAVGDPWTDEIAGHITMAELRETFPGQVTPVALARALQAGLIEREGNRFRVPSPRLLHAGAELVRAGIPLTTVLDISEQLQERIDTAARDLVGTVSEHIVSTHAPDGMLKGEEIAEVAALTRRLRPLAQTAVDAMLVQSMSRYLHQALGEHFAEVLEHLRHEAENTEQGDAGADAHDPSTGTDREGLPA